The DNA window GGTGATCGACATGCCGTCGAACAGGGCGTGGGAGAGAAGCTCACAGTCAGCTTCTTCGGGCGAGAAGTCGATTCGTGCGGTGGCCGTGGCCACGGATAGGCGCGTCGACGTTCGTGTCGCCTTAGGACGGGATACTCCGGCTGACTGCTCATGGTGTCTCTCTCTTGCCTGCGGGAGATCCAGGCCATACCGACCTGCGCTTCCCTCCGCAGACCCTCAGGACTGCCAAGAATCGGCCCCTCGTGTAGACCCGTCAGCCCAACAGGTGGTCGGACTGCTGAGCACGTGGATCTAGGCCCAAGGGCGAGCATGTGCCATCTGGATGGTTGTGGCCGTGATCGTAACTGCCCTACTTATTGCCTAACCTAGAGACGGTCGGTGAGGCCGCTGTGTCCGGCACGTTCGGCGCAGGACGCGCAGCAGTAGATCGCTGGGCCGACGGTTTCGACGCCGTGGCCGAGGATCCGGCAGCCGCAGTGGCCGCAGTGCGGTGCGATCAGGTGAGCGGCACATTCGACGCTGTCGAATGTGAGCTGGACGTTGTCGTGCGTGGTGACGAAGAATGCCTTGTCGTAGTCGTTGCCGCAGGCGTCGCACACGGGCATTGATGTCCCCTTTCGCAGGCGATGATCCAGGGCGGGCCGAGTAATACCAATAGCAGGTCGTCCGTGTCTGGGTCACCGCGCGGTGACCAATTCGTGCTTGACGACGCTCAGATGAACGGTGCCGCTGTCGACGTGGCCGATCTGATCGGCGGCGGCATAGAGGTCGCGGGCGAACAGGCTCGGTTTCTGATTCGTCTGGCCCTGTTCGGTGGCCGCACCTGGGTCACCCATCTTCACCTGGTCGACCGTGCCCACGCTCTCGTGTGCAGCATCCATGACGGCCATGCCGTCGTATACCCGGCCGATCGGGCCAGGGTCTGTACCCGGTAGCGCAGTCATCCCATTCCTCCGTTACGTCGTGGCGATCATGCGCTGGTGATCATCACTTCGCAGCGTTTGGTGATCAGCATTGGTGATCAGCGTTGGACGGCTCGCTGCAACTCGGCCTTGGTCATCTTCGAGCGTCCTTTGATGCCTTGGCGTTTGGCGTCGGCATATAGCTGGTCCCTGGTCCGGCCACCCGGGTCCCTACCTGAGCGCTCGCCGCCTCGACGGCCTGAGGACGGCCCCTCAGTGGAGGCCCGGCTCGCCTGTGTCGATTCGCCGGAGCGAGCTCGTTCCTTGTTCACGGTCCGCGCCGCGATCTCCTCGGCCCGGTCCTCCGAACGGCCCCGGTCCTTCTCGCTGGCCTTGATGTGCTGATACTGCCGTTCCCGCTTCTTGCTCCATCGCTGTTGCGGCATCGTACGGCACCTCCGAACCTGAATTGCTGCCTGGATCGAGTGGGCTTACGCGTTGGGTGAGGCGGCGCTGATGTCGGCCAGCGCGGACTCGGGATCGTTCTCCACGGCGAGGTCTCCGATGGAGATGGAGACGATGCCGGCGAGGCGGCTGTCGTCGGCCAGTACGGGGATGCGCCGCAGGGCGTGTCGACGCATCAGGGTGACCGCATCGACGGCCAGCGTGGCCGGGTGACGGTGACGACCTCGGACGAACACACCTCGCCGACGATGGTGGCGTCTGGGTCGCGCCCCTCGGCGATGATCCGGACCGCCAGGTCGCGGTCGGTGATGATGCCGCGGAGGGCTTCGTCGTCCACGACGAGGACATCGCCAATGTTGTGGTCTCGCAACTTTCGGGCGGCCTCTGTACTGGTCGCGGTCGACGGCACCCTCACCGGCTCGGCGGTCATGACGTCGCCAACAGTCTGCACGGTCATCGAAGGACCCTTCTGGATGGCTCGAGTTTGGTTGTGCGTGGCCTGTCCACCGGCCTATTCGTGTATGGCCTCGGACAGGCTGGGCATGTCGGTGCGCGAGAGCGCCGGCCGTGTGTGGGGCTTGAGCTGGTTGCTGACGTCGACCACGCCGGGGTGTCCCAGGCGTCGTCGCCGGCGGCACGTTTGGCCAGCCACGACGAGACCTCACCCCACCAGCGCGGGCGGACTACTCCTCACGGCGATGATCCTCAGGACCTACCATCAAGATCACCTTCAGAGTGGGGTGCCGGCGGGTGCTGACTCGTCACGCACACACGCCGTAAGGCCCGGAGCTCCTCTACGCCATCTCCCAGGTGTTGGAACGCCACGAGCAATGTCCCACTGTTGGCAACATCCCGCCGGCTGGCCTCGGGTTGGCCGGACTGCGCGGGCATCCGCGTCCTCACACGCTTATCCATACGGTCGTCGAGAGTGCGCATTGTGCGCCTCCTCAGATCGGATCTCCTCAAACAGATCGCTACCCGCAAGGAGAAAGCCCAACCACAAAGTTGATGGCGCTATCTGAATCTCGCCAGAGGAGACTCACTGATTCGTGCCTGGCGGGATGTGAGCCCGACGCGGTCGGGCCCATCCCACCTCCCGCGGCTACCTGCCTTCGCTGTCGCGCGGGTAGACGTTATGCAGACGAACCGCCCGGGCCTAGTCACAGTCGACCAGTTCGACGCCGTTGTCGTCGTCGATGTCGTCGTGTTCCCCGCGGTCGCGCAAGCACCTGGATCACCTGATCTCGAGCGACCCTCATCCC is part of the Tenggerimyces flavus genome and encodes:
- a CDS encoding DUF2171 domain-containing protein, translated to MTALPGTDPGPIGRVYDGMAVMDAAHESVGTVDQVKMGDPGAATEQGQTNQKPSLFARDLYAAADQIGHVDSGTVHLSVVKHELVTAR
- a CDS encoding CBS domain-containing protein, which produces MTVQTVGDVMTAEPVRVPSTATSTEAARKLRDHNIGDVLVVDDEALRGIITDRDLAVRIIAEGRDPDATIVGEVCSSEVVTVTRPRWPSMRSP